The sequence below is a genomic window from Vigna radiata var. radiata cultivar VC1973A unplaced genomic scaffold, Vradiata_ver6 scaffold_7, whole genome shotgun sequence.
tcataatataaaattttatttttaaattctttattttcttagagAATATTATcgtaatttgattttaattctttaaattctttttttaatttcttatgagaattatttaatttctctaataaaaataataattctttatatGTGTTAAGCAATTCACTCTCATTATAATCTAAATTTTCAGAATCTTTAGAGATACTTACTTGACTTTTAGAGATGTCATCATCAACCATCAAACATATGTTGGCTTGCTCATTATAGTCGCTTGAGCTTGTTATAGATTAATTATCTTCCTCCCGAGCAATAtatgccttctttttcttgaagaacttCTTTTGACCTCTTTCTTCACCTTTATTTGGGTTTGGACAATCTGCATTCATGTGTCCTttttctccgcaaccataacaACGATAGTTTGATGATGATTCCTTGTTTTCCTTCTTCCTATTTTTAAATCTTCTTTTGCCCTTGGACTTCATGAACTTGTTACAAATCTTAATGAAGAGAcccatatttttttcatcttctccagagtcttcttcttcattaaaatgTTTGCTTTTACCAATCTCAGATTTGAATGCCagagtctttttcttttctttctctttatcctcGTTCAATCTCCCGAGatccaattcatgttctctCAACTTACCAAACAATGCAGTCATTGACAtggtgttgagattttgtgacttaCTTATGGCAGTCACTTTTCATTGCAAAGTCATGTCCaaagatttaagaatttttatcattaattcatCATTATCAAAGGACTTACCTAACCTAATgagattatttattatatgcGTGAAGCACTTCTGAACATCTACAATAGTTTCTCCCTGCTAAAAGcagaacatctcatactcttggATTAAAGTATTTCTTTTGGCTCTCCTAATATTATCAGTCCCTTCATGATTGACTCTCAGCATCTCCCACAAATCTTGAGCAGTCTTAGAGGTTGAGATCCTGTAAAATTCATCAACAATTAAAGCATATGATATTATGTTACAAGCCCTTACGTCTTGTTGGGATCTTCTTCTATCATCAACATTCCATTGTTCTCGCGATTTGGATTCTTGCAAATTGTTAATAAACATAGTAGGAACAAAAGGACCATTTGTGACAGTTTCCCAAATCTTACTATCAATAATAGATTCCATGAAAATTTGcattctcactttccaaaaagcatagctTTCTCTAGTAAACAATGAaggtctattgatagaggcaccctcGACAAAGGTTTAATGTTGCCCCGTCATTTTGAATTACTATCAAAGCAAGcactgataccaattgttaaaGCGTGTAATGGAATGATTAACGTGtacaacaaaccaagagggtggGGGCGgggggagggggtgaattggtttcttatcgtAAATAatacctttaataattttttcgtaaaatataaatttcttaacaacaatttaaacaaattaaagagTAAGGAAGAAAGAACATTGAACaagtgatttttatattggttaggattctacgtccagttgttaatctcaaaCGAGAATTAACGCTTCAATatcacaaaccaacaaactgttacaatcacaaaagaaaataaaacagtttagGGTTATTATTACACCTATCTTGTTAtcccaagagatgaaactcacttatCCTGAAACctacaagggatgaacacctcttCCGAATGTTTGATGAAGGATgagcacctcctttgaatcttcacaaaggatgacacactttcaactcaacaacaacaacaacactcaattaCAACTCCCGTTAAAGTTCTCACTCTATGCTaacaccaagttctcaaagTCAATGCACAAGGGTTACACAAATTCTAGAACACACTTATCAAAGCACACAACTAAACAAATAAGactttcaaaataaatgtatttcgtattttagaatgaaagtcctaatctaatttatagagatctcatAATTAatgtgtgataatcaattatccacttatagtaatcgattatgtatttaatgaatgcacaacagtaaaaaaatttacttaaaaattatcataattacttaaaaaaatttacttaaaaattatcataattactcgtgataatcgattatcataagttgataattaattatcttgaatataaaatgaggttttcttatataaaacaaattttaacgcAAACTAAGACAAACAATATATAGAATTAAAGATAAACCACATTctatacataaatttattaaattataaaagttttaacacaaaacaagtcttcatgaaaaTCTTCTTGCAATAAGAGCACTATATACTTcactttgaaaaataattaaaactttttatgttAATAGGGTTAATAATGGGCTAATAATGAATATGTAGCCTAAAAAGTTTGTGGCATGTTAGATATATAATGTGCCACatagtatttttctttctatttctagGAAAGTTGAACCAAATttgctttcaattttttaaaattactttgtaACACATGTCAAActgtgttttctctttttgttatatgtattaaataatgACACACATAAACCATATAATACACATATAGTTTAgcataaaaatagaaattatcaaatttttgtACCCgtattaacattaaaattttcaatctttATTCATTTCATTGAATTGTTAAAAGTTTTAACAAAAATGATGAGTATTGCATAAAAGGATATATAGAgcaatttattataacttttttttttctctctttttataaGAAGTTATTCTTTTTTGCTAGTTTAatgaattgataaaatattcaaGAGTTTTGATACTAAAATAGGGAAAATAAAACTTCAAGGATAAACTTTACGGGATAATACTAACAGTTAAATGgaaaatatactattaaatattagttaataaGCTCTTCATCCCTGCCGATGCCATTGAGCTGAAACCTTGGAGTGTGTTTGGAGAGTCGTGGTTACGATTCTCCACAAACGTGAAAAGTTGTAAATCATGATTGTCGTTGAATGCTGTTAGTAAATTCTAACTTCCCTTTCCAAACACGGTACCAACGAACAGTGATCTCTGGCTGCTCCATTTTCCTAACCCTAGGCACCACTTTGAGGAAACTCGAAGCTCAATCTTCTCCGTTTCTTCAGCATTCTCTCTCAGTAAGGTAAATCCCTCCTTTTCCACAGTCAGATTTGGTGTTTCAGTGATagaaattttcatatatatgcCTTTGGTTGGACATTATTAGAAACCAATGTCTATGAACAACAACTACAATTCTATCAAGCCCCTCGGGGCTTCTTCCTCCGGCTACCCACATCCTCAAATCGCGCCGGGCCAGTACCCTCTGTCCCAGGCCCACGCCATCGTCCAAGCCCAGTTCCAGGCCCAGCTCCAAGCCCACGGGCTTTCCTTCACCCCTAATGCCAAACGTTTCCCTCCAAAACCCCCCGTTCATACCGCCACGCCGCTTAAACAAACGGAACCCGTGCTCGGGCCTCGGAGGAAGAAGCCCAAGCAAAATGAGAAACAGCTTCCGGAGAAAGCTTCCGCAATTCTCCCACAGTCGGCACTCTACGCGCAGCTCCTCGACGTAGAGGCGCGTGTGGACGCTGCACTTGCTAGAAAGAAGGTTGACATTCAAGAAGCAATGAGAAACCCACCCTGCATCCAGAAAACCCTTCGAATTTTCGTGTTCAACACGTTTGCAAACCAGAATGTGGATTCTTCCGCACCCACATGGACTCTTAAGATTGTTGGAAGGATTTTGGAAGATGGTGAAGAAGCTGAACAACCTGGAGTTGTTGCTCACAGGATGCCACCTTTGTACCCGAAATTTTCTGCCTTTTTCAAGAGGGTAACGATTTCCCTCGACAAGAGGCTGTATCCGGATAACAATGTCATCACATGGGAGAATTCGCGGTCATCTGCCACTCATGAAGGTTTTGAGGTGAAGAGGAAAGGGGATAAGGAGTTCTCGGCGCAGATTCGGTTGGAGATGAATTACGTGCCCGAGAAGTTTATGCTGTCGCCGATGTTGAGGGAAGTGCTTGGTATTCAGGTTGACACGCGGGCAAGGATTGTTTCAGCGATATGGCATTATGTGAAGGCGAGGAAGTTGCAGAACCAGAATGATCCTTCGTACTTTCACTGTGATCAGGCTCTTCAGAAGGTGTTTGGGGAGGATAAGGTGAAGTTCTCGATGGTTTCGCAGAAGATATCACAGCATTTGTTTCCTCCTCAGGTTATTCTTTTGGAACATATGATCAAGCTCTCGGGGAATAGTCCGGTCGGGTCTGCCTGTTATGATGTGATGGTTGATGTTCCTTTTCCCATTCAGAGGGAATTGAATGCTCTGGTGGCCAATGTGGAGAGGAACAAAGAGATTGATGCCTGTGATGAATCCATATGCGGAATCATTAGAAAAATACACGAGCACCGCAGGAGGCGAGCGTTCTATGTTGGTTTTAGTCAATCTCCTCTGGAATTTATTAAGGCCTTGGTTGAATCTCAAAACAAGGATCTCAAAGTTTTACTCGGAGAATCTGGTCTCAATGCTGAAAAGGAGCGTAAATCAGATTTCTTTAAGCAACCGTGGTAAGCCTGCATACCATCGTCCTctattctttcatttcttttgtttcatttagtAGTTGTAACATGTCACCAATTTGTTATGGATGATCATTAGCTTATTCAACATGATTTAACATGTAGGTCTAAAATTTCTTGATTGATAGCTCCTTTTCATAAATTGCCTTAAGGAAAGATGATGATGCATTTTTTAGTTGGATGCATGCATTATTCTTGAccttttatatgattttattcaattcaaatgACTGAATAGGGATGAcatacttttttctttcaatttgcTCATGTGCCTGGGGTAATTGAACTTGAAAAAGGTTCACGTTGTTCTTATCTATGAGCGTGGCACTGCTGAATGTTGTCTTTATAACTTTGTTTGACACCTTGGACAGGGTTGAGGATGCTATTGTTCGCTATTTGAATCGCAAACCAGCAGCAGGAAGCAATGCCCCCGGGAGCACATGATGTCTAGAGTTCTAGGTTTGTTCTGGGAATTTTAGATGTAGCAAGTCATTCGTGCTGATCGTTGTACATGGCTCGTTTGAGCTCGTGGAAGCTCTGTCCCTTGACTGGATAGGTGTACATCAACTAATTTCAGACTTAAGTTGTCTTATGGTAGATAATGTAAAACAAGGAATAGAAAATAGTGTATGCCATGCCATGACTGTTTCTTCGTGTATATGTTGCCGAATTTTATTAGAGTAAAAATTAACTAACAGCTCTTCACTCTTAATTCCAACGTATCTTATGTCAGTGTTTCGTGTTATTCCAAATATGCGTGTAATCAATGTTAGCATTCAGCTTGACGATAAAATTGTTGTTTCAATGGATTAAAACTATAATTGATAAAGACAAATAGAAAACTGTGAATCCACGTTGGCTTCACATTAAAATTCATGTGATGTTCTGCTCTGCAACCTAGTTTTGGGACTAAAGCGAGCGATGGCACGTTGGTAGGAATTTTTTATGTTACACGAAAGTAAAAGGGTAGTGACAGAGACTAATATAAATGAGGCAAAGACAAAGCACATATAAATGTCCTCCTTCTTACTTTCTTCTCTGCATACATCCTATAATCCTATTCAACTTGCGCATCCCTCATACTCTTAGGtatcattttctctctctcttcatggttttttttttttttttatatgtaataaatgGATTCACTTCCTTAGGTTTCTTGAGAAACTTGATTTGGGATAGATGGCCAGTGATGATATTGATACTTCTTTATATTGTGAAGCtcattaaaacaaatttcaacCAATAAAAAATGAGTGTGCTGCTAACATTTTTCTTATACTCTACCCTTTGGAGAAGTCTACTTCTATTTTTCCACTGCTAAGTGTCAAGGTTTGTTGCCTGATGCTGCGAATTGCAAAATGAAGGGAAGGGTAAACCTTCTTGTCAGTTTTATAGCTACCCAATCTG
It includes:
- the LOC106753756 gene encoding zinc finger CCHC-type and RNA-binding motif-containing protein 1-like, with the translated sequence MTALFGKLREHELDLGRLNEDKEKEKKKTLAFKSEIGKSKHFNEEEDSGEDEKNMGLFIKICNKFMKSKGKRRFKNRKKENKESSSNYRCYGCGEKGHMNADCPNPNKGEERGQKKFFKKKKAYIAREEDN
- the LOC106753992 gene encoding SWI/SNF complex component SNF12 homolog; translation: MSMNNNYNSIKPLGASSSGYPHPQIAPGQYPLSQAHAIVQAQFQAQLQAHGLSFTPNAKRFPPKPPVHTATPLKQTEPVLGPRRKKPKQNEKQLPEKASAILPQSALYAQLLDVEARVDAALARKKVDIQEAMRNPPCIQKTLRIFVFNTFANQNVDSSAPTWTLKIVGRILEDGEEAEQPGVVAHRMPPLYPKFSAFFKRVTISLDKRLYPDNNVITWENSRSSATHEGFEVKRKGDKEFSAQIRLEMNYVPEKFMLSPMLREVLGIQVDTRARIVSAIWHYVKARKLQNQNDPSYFHCDQALQKVFGEDKVKFSMVSQKISQHLFPPQVILLEHMIKLSGNSPVGSACYDVMVDVPFPIQRELNALVANVERNKEIDACDESICGIIRKIHEHRRRRAFYVGFSQSPLEFIKALVESQNKDLKVLLGESGLNAEKERKSDFFKQPWVEDAIVRYLNRKPAAGSNAPGST